A single window of Halobacillus naozhouensis DNA harbors:
- a CDS encoding LysR family transcriptional regulator — MEIRHLITFQTIIEIGSYTGAASKLGYTQSTITSHIQALENEVGGALFTYVKRKLQLTHLGRELIPLAEDLLSTHDQIKNIQSDREVKGIIRVAAPESLTISTLGPIIREYSIKYPHVRLILTNGTCGQNQTDLLSGRVDLALMVYPEISLEKCIHYSLGEEKIVLVSSNDGPDHFDDYKKKKNQVFITNEEGCSYRTMFERYLTKHDIHHFQTMELWSIEAIKQTVMSGLGFAVLPYITVKEEEESGKLKMLHHSEQLEPIYSHMLIKKKKWLSPAVEAFAELVLNSIEESRKECLNE, encoded by the coding sequence ATGGAAATTAGACACCTGATAACATTTCAGACCATTATCGAAATAGGAAGTTATACAGGCGCTGCTTCAAAATTAGGTTACACTCAATCCACGATAACCTCTCATATCCAGGCGCTTGAAAATGAGGTAGGCGGGGCCCTTTTCACTTATGTAAAAAGAAAATTACAGCTTACTCATCTAGGCAGAGAATTAATACCTTTAGCAGAGGATTTACTCTCTACACATGACCAAATTAAGAATATACAAAGTGATCGGGAAGTAAAAGGAATAATAAGAGTGGCGGCTCCAGAGTCATTAACCATCTCTACATTAGGCCCGATCATAAGGGAATATTCCATAAAGTATCCGCATGTCAGACTCATATTAACCAACGGTACATGTGGACAAAACCAAACGGATTTATTAAGCGGACGGGTAGACCTTGCTTTAATGGTCTATCCTGAAATAAGTTTAGAAAAATGTATTCATTACTCTTTAGGTGAAGAGAAAATCGTCCTTGTGAGCAGCAACGATGGTCCGGATCATTTTGATGACTATAAAAAGAAGAAAAATCAGGTTTTTATAACAAATGAAGAAGGCTGTAGTTATCGGACCATGTTCGAAAGATATCTCACAAAGCATGACATTCACCACTTTCAAACGATGGAGCTATGGAGCATAGAGGCCATCAAACAAACGGTTATGAGCGGACTTGGATTTGCTGTTCTGCCTTACATTACCGTGAAAGAAGAAGAGGAGAGTGGCAAGCTGAAAATGCTTCACCATTCTGAACAATTGGAACCAATTTATTCTCATATGCTAATTAAAAAGAAAAAATGGTTGTCCCCGGCCGTTGAAGCGTTTGCTGAACTCGTATTAAATTCGATAGAAGAATCTAGGAAGGAGTGTCTTAATGAGTAA
- a CDS encoding cytidine deaminase produces MSIEHQLYNAVIELIEQRYPIGWGGAAAIGLEDGTILTSIAPEVINDSTNLCMETGSILEAHKLNKLVTHSICIVRDDEKSEHKVLSPCGICQERLFYWGPNVKVAVSLPGENIVFKTLSEVQPYHWSAAYDDEDLF; encoded by the coding sequence ATGAGTATTGAACATCAATTATATAATGCAGTAATTGAACTAATAGAGCAAAGATATCCAATAGGTTGGGGTGGTGCTGCGGCTATTGGACTAGAAGATGGAACAATCTTAACAAGTATTGCACCAGAAGTGATTAATGACTCAACTAATCTTTGTATGGAAACAGGTTCTATTTTAGAGGCTCATAAATTAAATAAACTGGTTACACATTCCATATGTATAGTTCGCGATGATGAAAAGTCCGAACATAAGGTTCTATCTCCGTGTGGGATATGTCAAGAAAGACTTTTTTATTGGGGCCCAAACGTCAAGGTTGCAGTAAGCCTACCCGGAGAGAATATTGTATTTAAAACGCTATCTGAAGTACAGCCTTATCATTGGTCCGCTGCTTATGACGACGAAGACCTATTTTAG
- a CDS encoding excinuclease ABC subunit UvrA — MTEWINIEHANEHNLKDVSVKLPKRKFTVITGVSGSGKSTLAHDILFNESQRQYLEAMGMQGIEKPHVAHISGVSPAISLKQQETSSNPRSTVGTKTAMYTSLRMIYEKLGIRSCPNCKKKVNPIQAIEETEHVDGDFTVFQICPHCEHKYKKFTRSHFSYNTIEGACQKCKGLGKVVQINENTLFNMDLAIEKGAIALWKGRYLEYQLDNIKSTMNYYDVPIEQNTPLKNYNELQFALLCYGTSSKEVQKLTDKKEPKTVGDGKFEGVVTNLWRKYQEKSGAMGKESIFFYSDICPDCNGTKLTEQSRSVKVMDRSITEISTLDLDQLLEWVNDCNLNLTKEEILAVDVYIRDIETKLKRIKRLGLGYLTLERGINTLSGGESQRIRLSAILDSDLTDVVYIIDEPTASLHAKDTEGIIDIMKRLRDKGNTVLVIEHNTDVMREADYLIEIGPKAGRYGGELVGTGTLEDLKNSEQSLIKNCISNRSQPKQNVRQAGKTPIHIQDATRHNLVSVSVTVPTESLVSVTGVSGSGKSSLIFDVVGEEANNVSGLDQFEEIITINQTSITKMKRSNVATYTNVFTDIRNVFAKLEDSKTQGLTSKHFSFNTNGGRCETCEGLGYVMSNMLFFNDMEVVCPTCKGKRFKENILNITYNDYNINECLECSVEEALDIFNNESKIYKVLKLLTEIGLGYLKLGQSLTTLSGGEGQRLKLSTSLMKKTKQKSLFLLDEPSTGLHLYDIQYLLELFNRLIDKGNSIIMVEHNIHMIHASDWIIDLGPEGGVKGGHIIAKGTPTDIRANPLSVTGQYL; from the coding sequence ATGACGGAATGGATAAATATTGAGCATGCGAACGAACATAACTTAAAAGATGTTAGTGTGAAACTCCCAAAACGCAAATTTACCGTGATAACTGGTGTTTCCGGATCAGGCAAGTCTACTCTCGCGCATGATATTCTTTTTAATGAGTCACAACGGCAATATCTAGAGGCAATGGGAATGCAAGGCATTGAAAAACCCCATGTTGCACATATTAGCGGTGTGTCCCCTGCTATCAGTTTAAAGCAGCAAGAAACGTCATCTAATCCTCGTTCCACAGTAGGAACAAAGACAGCCATGTATACGAGCTTACGTATGATTTATGAGAAGCTTGGTATCCGCTCATGTCCAAACTGTAAGAAAAAAGTTAACCCCATTCAGGCAATTGAAGAAACAGAACATGTAGATGGCGATTTTACTGTTTTTCAAATTTGTCCCCATTGTGAGCACAAATATAAAAAGTTCACACGAAGCCACTTCTCTTACAACACAATCGAAGGCGCTTGCCAGAAATGTAAAGGCCTCGGTAAAGTCGTCCAAATTAATGAAAACACCTTATTTAATATGGACTTGGCTATTGAAAAAGGTGCAATTGCATTGTGGAAAGGTCGTTACCTAGAATATCAACTTGATAATATCAAAAGTACCATGAATTATTACGATGTGCCAATTGAACAAAATACGCCGCTTAAAAATTATAATGAATTACAATTTGCATTACTTTGTTATGGTACAAGCAGTAAAGAAGTTCAAAAGCTTACTGATAAAAAGGAGCCGAAAACAGTTGGTGATGGTAAATTCGAAGGTGTAGTGACAAACCTTTGGCGTAAATATCAAGAAAAAAGTGGAGCTATGGGTAAAGAATCTATCTTTTTCTATAGTGATATATGTCCTGACTGTAACGGCACCAAATTAACCGAACAAAGTCGTAGTGTTAAAGTGATGGATCGTTCAATCACAGAAATCTCAACCTTAGATTTAGACCAATTATTAGAATGGGTCAATGACTGTAACTTGAACCTGACTAAGGAGGAAATATTAGCAGTTGATGTCTATATTCGTGATATAGAAACAAAACTTAAACGTATAAAACGTCTAGGTCTCGGTTATCTCACATTAGAACGTGGGATAAACACATTATCTGGCGGTGAAAGTCAACGTATTCGGTTATCTGCCATCTTAGATTCAGATTTAACGGATGTTGTTTATATTATCGACGAACCAACAGCTAGCCTTCATGCTAAAGATACGGAAGGTATCATCGACATTATGAAAAGACTAAGAGATAAAGGTAATACAGTTCTTGTGATTGAACATAATACGGATGTTATGAGAGAAGCTGATTATTTAATTGAAATTGGACCAAAAGCCGGCCGATATGGTGGCGAATTAGTTGGTACAGGTACATTAGAAGACCTTAAAAATAGTGAGCAATCCCTAATTAAAAACTGTATTTCAAACAGAAGTCAACCTAAACAAAACGTTAGACAAGCAGGAAAGACACCAATTCATATTCAAGACGCCACGCGTCATAACCTTGTTTCTGTAAGTGTTACCGTTCCTACAGAATCCCTTGTGAGTGTAACGGGTGTCTCAGGGTCAGGTAAATCTTCACTCATATTTGATGTAGTGGGAGAAGAGGCTAACAATGTTTCAGGATTAGACCAGTTTGAAGAAATCATTACAATTAATCAAACAAGTATTACAAAAATGAAACGCTCAAATGTTGCTACATATACCAACGTATTCACAGATATTCGAAATGTTTTTGCCAAACTCGAAGATAGTAAAACACAAGGTCTTACATCTAAACACTTCTCATTCAATACAAATGGTGGACGATGTGAGACATGTGAAGGACTTGGTTATGTTATGAGCAACATGTTATTTTTTAACGATATGGAGGTTGTTTGTCCGACGTGTAAAGGTAAACGTTTCAAAGAAAACATCCTCAATATTACCTACAATGACTATAATATAAATGAATGCTTAGAGTGTTCAGTAGAAGAGGCATTAGATATTTTCAATAACGAATCAAAAATCTATAAAGTCCTCAAATTATTAACCGAAATCGGATTAGGTTACTTAAAACTTGGTCAATCCCTTACAACACTATCTGGTGGTGAAGGGCAACGATTAAAGTTATCAACTTCCTTAATGAAGAAAACTAAACAAAAGAGTCTGTTCTTACTAGATGAACCTTCAACAGGTCTACACCTTTATGACATTCAATATTTGTTAGAATTATTCAACCGTTTAATTGATAAAGGCAATTCAATTATCATGGTAGAACATAACATTCATATGATCCATGCGAGTGATTGGATTATTGATTTAGGACCAGAAGGTGGTGTCAAAGGAGGACATATTATTGCAAAAGGAACACCAACTGATATCAGGGCGAACCCATTATCTGTGACAGGACAGTATTTATAA
- a CDS encoding FAD-dependent oxidoreductase, with product MKILIVGGGIAGLSLAGLLRKRGIEPVVVEKVEEYGEVGYFLGLWPLGSRVLHGLDLYEEYVKAGFPIKDYKVLNESGRLLNQLTFENVSEQFGETYLIARYKLLEILRAGIEDLPIQMGMSIKKIKQDSQKVYVTFTNGKQDAFDLVVGADGIHSKVRELLFGDLPLTSTGWGGWGFWLDKKYLPAEVSASEYWGRGKFFGLGQTQQGYSGSAIIPIPKQMPNTREETISFIQKRFSSMGDEVVQETIKVLHKATDLNFLKLSDFKTDQWSKGRVVLIGDSAAGFLPTAGIGASMAMESAAVLNDELSRVNEDFVEQAISLFTKRRRERIDKIQLNSRRLAKMMFTKSYFVSNIRDFITSKATEKQLFKEIGGKMNHPI from the coding sequence ATGAAGATTTTAATTGTTGGTGGTGGGATTGCTGGATTGAGTTTAGCTGGCTTACTTAGAAAGAGAGGAATAGAACCCGTTGTGGTTGAAAAGGTAGAAGAGTATGGTGAAGTTGGCTATTTTCTTGGATTATGGCCCTTGGGAAGCAGAGTATTACATGGCCTAGATCTCTATGAAGAATACGTAAAAGCTGGTTTTCCCATTAAAGATTACAAAGTTTTAAATGAATCGGGGAGGTTATTAAATCAACTTACTTTTGAAAATGTTTCAGAACAATTTGGTGAAACCTATCTAATAGCAAGATATAAATTATTGGAGATTTTAAGGGCAGGTATAGAAGATCTACCTATTCAAATGGGAATGTCGATAAAAAAGATAAAACAAGATAGTCAAAAGGTTTATGTAACATTTACTAATGGAAAACAAGATGCTTTTGATTTAGTTGTTGGAGCAGATGGAATTCATTCAAAAGTTCGCGAATTATTGTTTGGTGACCTACCACTAACTTCTACAGGTTGGGGAGGATGGGGTTTTTGGTTAGATAAAAAATATTTACCTGCTGAAGTAAGTGCCTCAGAATATTGGGGGAGAGGTAAATTCTTTGGATTGGGCCAAACTCAACAGGGATACAGTGGTTCTGCAATTATCCCTATTCCAAAACAAATGCCAAACACAAGAGAAGAAACCATTTCTTTTATTCAGAAACGGTTTAGCTCAATGGGAGACGAAGTAGTTCAAGAAACAATAAAAGTTCTTCATAAGGCAACCGATCTTAACTTTTTGAAACTAAGTGATTTTAAGACTGATCAATGGAGTAAAGGGAGAGTAGTTTTAATTGGAGATTCAGCAGCTGGCTTTTTACCTACAGCAGGGATTGGGGCCTCAATGGCTATGGAATCAGCAGCTGTACTGAATGATGAGTTATCCAGAGTTAACGAAGATTTTGTGGAGCAAGCTATATCTCTCTTTACTAAGCGAAGAAGGGAAAGAATTGACAAGATTCAATTAAACTCTCGTAGGTTAGCAAAAATGATGTTCACCAAAAGTTATTTTGTGTCAAATATTCGAGATTTTATAACAAGTAAGGCAACTGAAAAACAACTGTTTAAAGAAATAGGCGGAAAGATGAATCATCCGATATAA
- a CDS encoding TetR/AcrR family transcriptional regulator, with protein sequence MCTLSLREKKKREVKNKILYAAEKLFKEQGFEKTTTNQIAKEAGIASGTAFNYFDTKAEILLAVFANQNKDVEDYVYSIMETEDPSEIIFNYLWHHSQQLTKIDKTLLKELLQAFVTSYKNNPTLIKQLIEIDLGFIDKLTKIMTELKDKNLIKNNFQNELAAEIIYSTLVYEFVNYAFGEDVDKRTLKDRIKQKIEFLI encoded by the coding sequence GTGTGTACTTTGAGTCTTCGTGAGAAGAAAAAGAGGGAAGTTAAAAATAAGATTTTATATGCTGCAGAAAAATTATTTAAGGAACAAGGGTTTGAAAAGACAACTACTAACCAAATTGCAAAAGAAGCTGGGATTGCGTCTGGGACAGCTTTTAATTACTTTGACACTAAAGCAGAAATATTATTGGCTGTTTTTGCAAACCAAAATAAGGATGTTGAGGATTATGTTTATTCCATTATGGAAACAGAAGATCCATCAGAAATAATATTTAATTATTTGTGGCATCACTCACAACAACTAACTAAAATAGATAAAACCTTACTAAAAGAACTATTGCAAGCATTTGTGACATCCTATAAGAATAACCCAACCTTGATTAAGCAGTTAATTGAAATTGATCTAGGCTTTATAGATAAATTAACAAAGATAATGACAGAGCTTAAAGATAAAAATTTAATTAAGAATAATTTTCAGAACGAACTAGCTGCAGAGATTATATACAGTACATTGGTATATGAGTTTGTTAATTATGCTTTTGGGGAAGATGTTGATAAAAGAACGTTAAAAGATCGGATAAAACAAAAAATTGAGTTTCTCATATAG
- a CDS encoding IS110 family transposase, translating to MDPVIGLDIAKGESQVQAFLQKKNPYKKSFKFTHDVLGLHEFHRFYQEVEQATGQPPVVIFESTGHYHEPILRFLEEHQITYYLINPVISHEAKKTNLRKVKTDVIDAFHLGELYYKDDDLEAFQKKSIRTMNLRNLSRQHDSLTGTYVQIKLQFQTILDQVFPEYKGVFGDLYSPTSLATLLRYPTSKDVRDKKVDDIAQVILQGGAKRSQSWCLEKAHKLKDAAKRDPFKCNLYRSHTVSLNMYIQMLLQYQEHLSKLEEEIDALAEEFEEYRLIQSIPGIGGKIAATIISEIGEIDQFNHPKKLVAYAGIDPSVHESGKFKATINTITKRGSSRLRQILYTAVQCGLTKNRNPKLKEFYDKKREEGKPHKVAIIACANKLIHWIYALLKRKEAFKV from the coding sequence ATGGATCCAGTTATTGGCCTGGATATCGCAAAAGGAGAAAGCCAAGTTCAAGCCTTTTTACAGAAGAAAAATCCTTACAAGAAGAGCTTTAAATTTACTCATGATGTATTAGGTTTGCATGAATTTCACAGGTTTTATCAGGAGGTCGAGCAGGCTACGGGGCAACCTCCGGTTGTCATCTTTGAATCTACGGGACACTATCATGAACCCATTCTTCGATTTTTAGAAGAACATCAAATCACCTATTATTTAATCAACCCTGTTATCTCTCATGAAGCTAAAAAAACAAACTTAAGGAAAGTGAAAACGGACGTCATCGATGCCTTTCATTTGGGGGAATTATACTACAAGGACGACGATCTTGAAGCTTTTCAAAAGAAGAGTATACGGACGATGAACTTGCGTAATTTATCAAGACAACATGATTCTCTAACAGGAACGTATGTCCAGATTAAACTCCAATTTCAGACCATATTGGATCAGGTATTCCCAGAGTATAAAGGAGTCTTCGGAGATTTATATTCGCCTACATCATTAGCAACTTTACTTCGTTACCCAACTTCTAAAGATGTGAGGGATAAAAAAGTAGATGATATCGCCCAGGTGATTCTTCAAGGTGGAGCAAAACGCTCTCAATCCTGGTGTTTAGAGAAAGCTCATAAACTAAAAGATGCAGCTAAGCGTGACCCTTTCAAATGTAATTTATACAGGAGTCATACCGTTAGTCTAAACATGTATATTCAAATGCTTCTTCAATACCAAGAGCACCTATCCAAACTAGAGGAAGAGATAGATGCCCTGGCAGAAGAATTTGAAGAATATAGATTGATCCAATCGATCCCAGGTATCGGCGGAAAGATTGCCGCCACAATCATCTCCGAAATTGGGGAAATCGATCAGTTTAATCACCCAAAGAAACTCGTTGCCTACGCTGGAATTGATCCCAGTGTTCACGAATCTGGCAAGTTCAAAGCAACGATCAATACTATTACAAAAAGAGGTTCATCCCGTCTTCGACAAATACTCTATACAGCTGTCCAATGCGGCTTAACCAAAAATCGCAACCCCAAGCTGAAAGAGTTCTATGACAAGAAACGTGAAGAAGGCAAACCACACAAAGTCGCTATCATTGCATGCGCAAACAAGCTCATTCATTGGATCTATGCATTATTAAAACGTAAAGAGGCTTTTAAAGTATAG
- a CDS encoding ArsR/SmtB family transcription factor gives MVNHNKDKLNETFHALSDSTRREMVRMMAQKERTVSELAEPFDMSLAGISKHIKVLERAKLLERSVNGRTHLCRLNTESLSQATEWLRFYERFWNNRFDLLESELLTAKKKEH, from the coding sequence ATGGTTAACCATAATAAAGATAAATTAAATGAAACTTTTCATGCTTTATCTGATTCAACAAGAAGAGAAATGGTTCGTATGATGGCGCAAAAAGAAAGGACGGTTTCTGAATTGGCAGAGCCCTTTGATATGTCTTTGGCTGGTATTTCAAAACATATAAAAGTTCTTGAGAGGGCAAAATTGCTTGAAAGGAGTGTAAATGGAAGAACTCATTTATGTCGTTTAAACACGGAATCATTATCTCAAGCAACGGAATGGCTCCGTTTTTATGAGAGGTTCTGGAACAATCGTTTCGATCTTTTGGAAAGTGAGTTATTGACAGCAAAAAAGAAAGAACATTAA
- a CDS encoding SRPBCC family protein, translating to MSDVSTTTLTMVRNFDVAPERVFDAWLNPEMMRKWFFTLEGTNKVTQNNPQVGGTWEIVDHRDGKDYRAIGEYLEIDSPKKIVFTFKMPQFSELEDTITVELKELQQGCEMTFTQVIHVPHEENWTGSDIERALGEWHDSTEHGWNLMFMGLKELLETGKISYKG from the coding sequence ATGAGTGACGTTTCAACAACTACTTTAACAATGGTAAGAAATTTTGATGTAGCACCTGAAAGAGTTTTTGATGCATGGCTGAACCCAGAAATGATGAGAAAATGGTTTTTCACATTGGAGGGGACGAATAAGGTGACACAAAATAACCCTCAAGTAGGCGGTACTTGGGAAATTGTTGACCATCGGGACGGAAAGGATTACCGTGCGATTGGGGAGTACCTTGAAATTGACTCTCCGAAAAAAATCGTGTTCACCTTTAAGATGCCACAATTCAGTGAATTAGAAGATACGATTACAGTTGAGCTAAAAGAACTCCAACAAGGTTGTGAGATGACGTTCACACAGGTTATTCATGTTCCTCATGAAGAGAATTGGACAGGGTCCGATATCGAAAGAGCTCTTGGCGAATGGCATGATAGCACTGAACATGGATGGAATTTAATGTTTATGGGGCTTAAGGAATTATTGGAGACAGGAAAAATTAGCTATAAAGGTTAA
- a CDS encoding VOC family protein, with the protein MKNVTPFLMFQGGIAEEAMKYYTSLIEDSEIKSITRYGAEGPGEKGTVMQAVFSLKGQEFMCIDSHVNHEFTFTPSFSIFLTCDTEEEIDSLYDKMMQNGTALMPINNYGFSKKFGWLVDQFGVSWQLNLPE; encoded by the coding sequence ATGAAAAACGTAACACCATTTTTAATGTTTCAAGGCGGTATTGCAGAAGAAGCTATGAAATACTACACATCACTCATTGAGGATTCAGAAATTAAAAGCATTACTCGATACGGAGCTGAAGGTCCAGGTGAAAAAGGTACAGTTATGCAAGCTGTATTTTCATTAAAGGGGCAGGAGTTCATGTGTATCGACAGCCATGTTAACCATGAATTTACGTTTACTCCGTCTTTTTCTATCTTTCTTACTTGTGATACCGAAGAGGAAATTGACAGCCTTTATGATAAAATGATGCAAAATGGCACAGCCCTCATGCCTATAAATAACTACGGGTTCAGCAAAAAGTTCGGGTGGCTGGTTGATCAGTTTGGCGTATCTTGGCAGTTGAACTTGCCAGAGTAA
- a CDS encoding DUF2200 domain-containing protein, translating to MAKHQVHTMSSATMYSCYIKKAERKGRTKSEVDEIIRWLTGYTQEGLEVQLEKQIDFETFFAEAPQLNPSRALIKGVVCGVRVEDIEESTMQEIRYLDKLIDELAKGKSMEKILRK from the coding sequence ATGGCCAAACATCAGGTTCATACAATGAGTTCTGCGACAATGTATTCATGTTATATTAAAAAAGCAGAGAGAAAGGGGCGTACAAAATCAGAAGTCGATGAAATCATCCGTTGGTTGACAGGTTATACCCAGGAAGGGTTAGAAGTACAACTGGAAAAACAGATAGACTTTGAGACCTTTTTTGCTGAAGCTCCCCAATTGAATCCTTCGCGGGCTTTGATCAAAGGTGTAGTGTGCGGCGTTCGAGTGGAAGATATCGAAGAATCAACAATGCAGGAAATTCGCTATTTGGATAAGCTGATCGATGAATTAGCAAAGGGAAAATCGATGGAGAAGATTTTGCGAAAATAA
- a CDS encoding LysR family transcriptional regulator, which yields MNIQKYMVFVKVVEFGNFTRAAEALDYTQSGISRMINDLETEWGISLFERGRAGISLTSDGLKLLPQLKRICNEHEILMTHIEDLHDMQSGMIRIGTFSSVATYWLPNIIRIFKKDYPKIDFELLLGDYTEIENWISNGRVDLGFVRLPSKAEFETIFLEQDRLLVVIPQNHPLANYEKFPINDLLNSPFMLLEKGAKAEISEIFELHHISPHVHFTTWDDYAIMSMVENGLGISILPELILQRIPHKIIAKELEVPAFRNIGIATREQQSLSLASKRFLEYLSYRNRE from the coding sequence ATGAACATCCAAAAATATATGGTATTTGTCAAAGTGGTGGAATTTGGTAACTTTACAAGAGCTGCCGAAGCATTGGACTATACACAGTCTGGGATTAGCCGTATGATTAACGATTTAGAAACGGAATGGGGGATTTCCCTTTTTGAAAGAGGACGTGCGGGTATCAGTTTAACCTCGGATGGTTTAAAGTTACTGCCTCAATTAAAGCGAATCTGTAATGAGCATGAAATTTTAATGACTCATATCGAAGACTTACACGATATGCAGTCTGGGATGATTCGTATTGGGACATTTTCCAGCGTAGCAACTTATTGGCTCCCTAACATTATTAGAATTTTTAAGAAGGATTACCCGAAGATAGATTTTGAACTTCTGCTTGGTGATTATACAGAAATTGAAAACTGGATTTCAAACGGACGTGTTGACTTAGGATTTGTGCGGCTACCGTCAAAAGCAGAATTTGAAACGATCTTTTTGGAGCAAGACCGTTTGCTGGTAGTAATCCCGCAAAATCATCCGCTTGCTAATTACGAAAAGTTTCCAATCAACGACTTATTGAACAGTCCGTTTATGCTATTGGAAAAGGGAGCAAAAGCAGAAATCTCTGAAATTTTTGAGTTGCACCATATTTCACCGCACGTTCATTTTACAACATGGGATGACTATGCCATTATGTCAATGGTGGAAAACGGGCTAGGAATCAGTATATTACCAGAATTGATCTTACAGCGTATTCCTCACAAAATTATAGCGAAAGAGCTTGAAGTTCCTGCTTTTAGAAATATTGGTATTGCTACACGAGAGCAACAATCACTTTCGCTTGCGTCCAAGAGATTTTTAGAATATTTATCTTATAGAAACAGGGAGTGA
- a CDS encoding DMT family transporter produces the protein MVKVKSAYFKYIAALLLFGSNGIVASYILLDSYEIVFLRTLIGVIFLILVFALSKQKVQFWKNKSHFLYLVISGIAMGASWMFLFEAYAQIGVSIASLAYYCGPVIVMVLSPFIFREKMTSAKLLGFLVVIIGMLCVNGQAVSQDGTSWGMICGILSAITYAIMVVFNKKAKSITGLENAMCQLFTSFITVAIFTGLKQGFSVNIMQGNLIPILLLGVVCTGIGCYFYFSSIGGLPVQTVSILGYLEPLSALIFSAAILGEKLSLVQIAGALLILGGAAFGELFRSKKSELKEEKSKVVL, from the coding sequence GTGGTTAAAGTGAAAAGTGCATATTTCAAATATATAGCCGCATTGCTCCTGTTCGGCTCCAATGGAATTGTTGCAAGTTATATTTTATTGGACAGTTATGAAATCGTTTTTTTACGGACTTTGATAGGTGTCATTTTTTTGATTTTAGTATTTGCACTATCTAAGCAGAAAGTACAGTTTTGGAAAAACAAATCACACTTTTTGTATTTAGTGATTTCCGGCATAGCGATGGGTGCAAGCTGGATGTTTTTATTTGAAGCCTACGCACAAATAGGTGTAAGCATTGCCAGTCTTGCTTATTATTGCGGTCCTGTTATCGTCATGGTTCTTTCTCCCTTTATATTTAGGGAAAAGATGACAAGTGCCAAACTACTTGGATTTCTTGTTGTAATAATTGGAATGCTTTGTGTAAACGGGCAAGCTGTGTCGCAGGATGGAACTTCTTGGGGAATGATTTGTGGAATATTATCGGCAATCACATATGCCATTATGGTGGTTTTCAATAAAAAGGCAAAAAGCATAACAGGACTTGAGAATGCTATGTGCCAGTTATTTACTAGCTTTATTACGGTTGCAATTTTTACAGGTTTAAAGCAAGGATTTTCAGTCAACATTATGCAAGGAAATCTGATACCCATACTGCTATTAGGCGTTGTATGTACTGGAATCGGTTGCTATTTTTATTTTTCTTCCATAGGTGGTTTGCCTGTTCAGACAGTGTCAATCCTCGGATATTTGGAACCACTGTCGGCATTGATTTTTTCAGCTGCCATTTTAGGAGAAAAGTTAAGTCTGGTGCAAATAGCCGGGGCTTTGTTGATTTTAGGAGGTGCAGCATTTGGAGAATTGTTTCGGTCAAAGAAAAGCGAGCTAAAGGAGGAAAAAAGCAAAGTGGTATTGTGA